The Prosthecochloris marina genome window below encodes:
- a CDS encoding efflux RND transporter periplasmic adaptor subunit, with the protein MKHTIFFACIGLFVLFTGCGGKKTESSNVGGESRTVVVESIATVQLGTAGDGRPMLLVPSGALFMRGQLEGVQVVGDDDIVSIRWIRAGKAFGDYTEVLSGLGTGEAVVVPYVKGVREGDNVTVKP; encoded by the coding sequence ATGAAGCATACAATATTTTTCGCATGTATCGGACTTTTTGTCTTGTTTACCGGTTGCGGAGGTAAGAAGACCGAGTCATCGAACGTCGGCGGAGAGAGCCGTACAGTAGTGGTGGAAAGTATCGCAACGGTTCAATTGGGAACGGCGGGCGACGGGCGACCGATGCTTCTCGTTCCTTCAGGCGCTCTCTTCATGCGGGGGCAGCTCGAGGGCGTTCAGGTTGTTGGTGATGATGATATCGTTTCAATCAGATGGATAAGAGCCGGAAAGGCTTTTGGTGATTATACCGAGGTGCTCAGCGGGCTTGGAACGGGTGAAGCCGTGGTTGTGCCGTATGTCAAGGGTGTTCGGGAAGGGGATAACGTAACCGTCAAGCCGTAA
- a CDS encoding TolC family protein has translation MKGLKVVGYIAVVLLALPGAAIAAETVKLSLDQSLKLARESNYALKAAKARVDQAEARYVQSRKAFLPKVTLSETFIATDDPASVFTYKLRQGIINPETDFSAGALNDPDDISNFHLGVEVRQPLFNRDATIGRSAASMSKKSQEHMLRRAEETIVLEVKKAYYGLVLARKNLDAVKSSIRAMQLHDREAAKAYSEGLITKSDKLSTAVRLAELAEQKMMIEDEIRSAKDGLRFLLRLDSDMDIVPVNGLETDDIVIPANEPLMSESRADLKALEAYADAAGYQYDMAKAKGLPRLNAFFQKNWNDDDFPGFEQNSWTLGVAMEWTVFDGYSNIGKAKEARAGEMEARYSYEEAKDKGLYEIRKAYRLLRTAKSRIRVAEQSLKEAKVSLDFIGKRYRSGLAMTFELLGREQAYTYARMRLNQAKYDLIIAKSELDYYTGG, from the coding sequence ATGAAAGGCTTGAAAGTTGTGGGGTACATTGCGGTGGTTCTTCTTGCGCTGCCGGGAGCTGCTATTGCGGCTGAAACCGTGAAGTTGTCGCTTGATCAATCTCTGAAGCTTGCCAGAGAGAGCAACTATGCATTAAAAGCGGCGAAAGCAAGGGTTGACCAGGCTGAGGCGAGATATGTGCAGAGCAGGAAAGCCTTTCTGCCGAAAGTTACGCTGTCCGAAACGTTTATCGCAACGGATGATCCTGCATCGGTCTTTACCTACAAACTTCGGCAGGGAATCATCAACCCTGAAACGGATTTCAGTGCAGGTGCACTGAACGACCCCGACGATATCTCGAATTTTCATCTAGGGGTCGAAGTCAGACAGCCTCTTTTCAACCGCGATGCCACTATCGGAAGGTCGGCAGCTTCAATGTCGAAAAAGTCGCAGGAACACATGCTCAGGAGAGCGGAGGAGACTATAGTCCTGGAAGTGAAAAAGGCCTATTACGGGCTTGTGCTTGCAAGGAAAAACCTCGATGCGGTCAAGAGTTCCATCCGGGCAATGCAGCTTCATGACCGTGAAGCTGCCAAAGCTTACAGTGAAGGACTGATTACGAAATCCGACAAGTTGTCGACCGCAGTACGCCTTGCGGAACTGGCGGAGCAAAAGATGATGATCGAGGATGAGATCCGGTCGGCAAAGGATGGATTGCGGTTTCTTCTTCGCCTCGATAGCGATATGGATATAGTGCCGGTAAACGGACTTGAAACCGATGATATCGTTATTCCTGCAAATGAGCCTCTTATGTCAGAGAGCAGGGCTGATCTCAAGGCTCTTGAAGCTTATGCTGATGCTGCAGGATACCAGTACGATATGGCAAAAGCCAAGGGGTTGCCACGTTTGAACGCCTTTTTTCAGAAAAACTGGAATGACGATGATTTTCCGGGTTTTGAGCAAAACAGCTGGACCCTGGGGGTTGCCATGGAATGGACTGTTTTTGACGGATACTCCAACATCGGTAAGGCTAAGGAGGCTCGGGCTGGCGAAATGGAGGCTCGTTATAGTTATGAAGAAGCAAAAGACAAGGGCCTCTATGAAATTCGTAAGGCGTATCGACTGTTGCGGACGGCAAAATCAAGGATACGGGTTGCGGAGCAATCGCTGAAAGAGGCTAAAGTCAGTCTTGATTTTATCGGCAAGCGGTATCGTTCCGGGCTTGCTATGACTTTTGAGCTGTTGGGTAGGGAACAGGCATATACCTATGCTCGTATGCGTCTGAACCAGGCAAAATACGATCTTATCATTGCGAAGAGTGAGCTGGATTATTATACCGGTGGTTAA
- a CDS encoding TsoY family (seleno)protein: MRKNLGAEYSPLYFLASLGSGGIAVSFFMFLMFMVNHEGRPIPVFEDIQAALVAGGPAVVTLIAVSCAGILWYAFQHYRLLLWNIKEYNMFRGNEAFDRLKSSDAEVQLMAIPLTYAMAINVMFILGAVFVPGLWSVVEYLFPFAMLGFLLVGGYAGVIFLVFFSRVIAYGNFDCERNNSLSQMLSVFAFSMVGVGMSAAAAMSHNVISSGLGIILASFFAAIAVTFGVIKIVLGFRSMLSNGVNYEASVSLWIVIPILTILGITVNRVSMGLVHNFGMEIHPWFHVIVFSVLIAVQVLFGMLGYTVMKQLGYFKEFIGGGGKSVVTYAAICPGVAFFVLGNFLINKGLVAADFIDKFSIGYFLLYIPLLVIQVQTIRVLLKLNRKLLSV, encoded by the coding sequence ATGAGAAAAAATCTCGGGGCGGAGTACTCTCCTTTGTATTTTCTCGCTTCTCTCGGAAGCGGTGGGATCGCAGTGAGCTTTTTCATGTTCCTGATGTTCATGGTCAACCATGAAGGCCGTCCGATTCCGGTATTCGAAGATATTCAGGCTGCTTTGGTTGCGGGCGGTCCTGCGGTTGTTACACTTATTGCTGTAAGTTGTGCGGGTATCCTTTGGTATGCTTTTCAACACTATCGTCTTTTGTTGTGGAATATCAAGGAGTACAACATGTTCAGGGGAAACGAAGCTTTTGATAGACTCAAAAGCTCGGATGCCGAGGTACAGCTTATGGCTATTCCCTTGACATACGCTATGGCGATTAACGTCATGTTCATTCTCGGCGCAGTGTTTGTCCCCGGGCTTTGGAGTGTGGTCGAGTATCTTTTTCCGTTTGCCATGTTGGGGTTTTTACTGGTCGGGGGGTATGCCGGAGTGATTTTTCTTGTATTTTTCTCGAGGGTCATCGCTTATGGTAATTTTGATTGCGAACGAAACAACAGCTTGAGCCAGATGTTGTCGGTATTTGCTTTCTCGATGGTAGGAGTGGGGATGTCAGCTGCTGCGGCAATGAGCCATAATGTGATCTCTTCCGGACTCGGAATCATTCTTGCATCGTTTTTTGCTGCGATAGCCGTTACTTTCGGTGTGATAAAGATTGTGCTGGGGTTTCGTTCCATGCTTTCCAATGGAGTCAACTACGAGGCTTCGGTATCTCTCTGGATTGTCATACCTATTCTGACTATTCTCGGTATTACTGTGAACAGAGTTTCCATGGGGCTGGTTCATAACTTCGGTATGGAGATTCATCCATGGTTTCATGTTATTGTTTTCAGTGTGCTTATCGCTGTTCAGGTCTTGTTCGGCATGCTCGGTTACACCGTTATGAAGCAACTGGGGTATTTCAAGGAGTTTATCGGTGGTGGAGGTAAAAGCGTTGTGACCTATGCGGCCATATGTCCGGGGGTCGCTTTTTTCGTGTTAGGCAATTTCCTCATCAATAAGGGTTTGGTTGCCGCTGATTTCATCGACAAGTTTTCTATCGGTTACTTTCTCCTTTATATACCTTTGCTTGTCATACAGGTTCAGACTATCAGGGTGCTGCTGAAACTCAACAGGAAGTTGCTGAGCGTCTGA
- a CDS encoding metal-sensitive transcriptional regulator encodes MDNIILRLKKVDGQIQGLVRMIEQREQCEKVIVQFQAAKAALDKTYSLMLNSSLKECLNEHDSENMERILKLISKK; translated from the coding sequence ATGGACAATATAATCTTGAGGTTGAAAAAGGTCGATGGGCAGATTCAGGGGCTTGTCAGGATGATAGAGCAACGGGAACAGTGTGAAAAGGTTATCGTGCAGTTTCAGGCTGCAAAGGCTGCGTTGGATAAAACCTACTCTCTCATGTTGAATAGCAGCTTGAAAGAATGCTTGAACGAGCATGATTCAGAGAATATGGAGAGAATACTGAAACTTATATCCAAGAAATGA
- a CDS encoding DUF1997 domain-containing protein — MLDSCLPESAAYFSDHIRILKCNPYCKNIEYLPERDIYQWTFTANDPRNHPITALFFVKQDLEHLTPESKLLEQYVNSANVVIDKERGGKLIRWSAAEDIPEVNIAESNTFIGTAGAEICLLHHTDHKTSVHYDTSITLDFKVPFPLNMMPEVVLKFLTETVMSQIMQQATESMLCRVQSDICCIDAAIAAEGRSR; from the coding sequence ATGCTGGATTCCTGCCTACCAGAGTCTGCCGCCTATTTCTCGGACCACATACGGATTCTCAAATGCAATCCCTACTGTAAAAACATCGAATACCTCCCCGAAAGAGACATATATCAATGGACATTCACGGCAAATGATCCCCGAAACCATCCAATTACAGCTCTTTTTTTTGTCAAGCAAGACTTAGAACACCTTACTCCTGAAAGCAAGCTCTTGGAGCAATACGTCAATTCCGCAAACGTGGTGATAGATAAAGAAAGGGGCGGAAAGCTCATCCGATGGAGCGCCGCTGAAGATATTCCCGAAGTAAACATTGCCGAAAGCAATACGTTCATCGGAACCGCCGGCGCTGAAATATGCTTACTGCACCATACAGATCACAAAACATCTGTTCATTATGACACCAGTATCACTTTGGACTTCAAAGTACCGTTCCCGTTAAACATGATGCCTGAAGTAGTGCTCAAGTTTCTGACCGAGACCGTCATGTCGCAAATCATGCAACAAGCAACGGAAAGCATGCTATGCAGGGTGCAATCCGATATTTGCTGTATCGATGCAGCTATTGCTGCAGAAGGAAGGTCAAGATAG